From a single Arachnia propionica genomic region:
- a CDS encoding ATP-binding protein has protein sequence MTSVGSHRKRPKLTWSGKSSGKTPDLVRPEALQLVRRYLEASGEAESRDLAVAHDLELLQRLGAVGDDGMLTNAAWWMFVGSGRLVIEYRLRGGHRELRLSGELSGLEQLTLVLDAVRRNNPEVRMPDWVEEETVPALSAQATREAVINGVVHRDWSVSHATEVEQEHRLGTLRVRSPGGFVGGFGEYNMFSRPQFPRNAHLMKLLKPLGLVEMRGAGIHRMVSGLVGHGQPAPTFREVEGSSVEVFLGGRPPDPAWQLWISELGRPRVLEDHRLLLLLRRVADHRWIDIRTAARITHTNEFMARTLLRRLSSIKVSGAWFLVPVAGVPTEGPEVWTLSQPAREGLTSLYERVKLAMPGRDRQAVARSYVQSRGRLSTTELGSILGISAAGAVPLIQKLERVGVVQPAWAHRKGRGFHYVLKDPVSVEVSGEE, from the coding sequence ATGACCTCGGTGGGATCTCACAGGAAACGCCCGAAACTGACCTGGTCCGGAAAATCTTCCGGCAAGACCCCGGACCTGGTGCGCCCTGAGGCTCTCCAGCTGGTCAGGAGATACCTCGAGGCGTCGGGGGAAGCGGAGTCCCGTGACCTCGCGGTCGCGCACGACCTCGAACTCCTGCAGCGTCTGGGAGCAGTCGGGGACGACGGAATGCTCACCAACGCCGCCTGGTGGATGTTCGTGGGGAGCGGACGTCTGGTCATCGAGTATCGACTCCGGGGCGGACACAGGGAGCTGCGGCTGAGCGGAGAACTCTCCGGTTTGGAGCAGTTGACGCTGGTGCTCGATGCTGTCCGCAGGAACAACCCCGAGGTCCGGATGCCCGACTGGGTGGAGGAGGAAACCGTCCCCGCCCTGAGTGCCCAGGCGACCCGGGAGGCCGTCATCAACGGGGTGGTGCACCGCGACTGGAGCGTCTCGCACGCCACCGAGGTGGAGCAGGAGCACCGTCTCGGGACGCTGAGGGTGCGCAGCCCTGGGGGGTTCGTCGGGGGATTCGGGGAGTACAACATGTTCTCCCGGCCACAGTTTCCCCGTAACGCCCATCTGATGAAGCTCTTGAAGCCACTCGGGCTGGTGGAGATGCGGGGGGCCGGGATCCACAGGATGGTCTCCGGACTGGTCGGGCACGGCCAACCCGCCCCGACCTTCCGGGAGGTGGAAGGCAGCAGCGTCGAGGTATTTCTGGGCGGTCGTCCCCCCGATCCTGCCTGGCAGCTCTGGATCTCGGAACTCGGGCGGCCTCGGGTGCTGGAGGACCACCGCCTGCTGTTGCTGCTACGGCGGGTCGCGGATCACCGCTGGATCGACATCAGGACCGCGGCCAGGATCACCCACACGAATGAGTTCATGGCCCGTACGCTGCTGAGAAGACTGAGCAGCATCAAGGTTTCCGGCGCCTGGTTTCTCGTCCCGGTGGCCGGTGTGCCGACGGAAGGCCCCGAGGTGTGGACCCTGTCCCAACCGGCACGGGAGGGACTGACTTCCCTGTATGAGCGGGTGAAACTCGCCATGCCGGGGCGCGATCGGCAGGCCGTGGCGCGCAGCTACGTGCAGTCGAGGGGTAGGTTGTCTACGACGGAGCTGGGATCGATCCTCGGAATATCGGCGGCTGGAGCGGTCCCGTTGATCCAGAAGCTGGAACGAGTCGGGGTGGTGCAGCCTGCGTGGGCCCACCGGAAGGGACGTGGGTTCCACTACGTGTTGAAGGATCCGGTGTCGGTGGAAGTCTCGGGTGAAGAATGA
- a CDS encoding YdeI/OmpD-associated family protein, whose amino-acid sequence MTSKPRVVVTPPAPLDAALAEDGELRAAWERLPPSHQREWVKSFEDAKRHETKQRRVTQLREKLLGR is encoded by the coding sequence ATGACATCGAAACCGCGCGTTGTCGTCACCCCGCCAGCCCCGTTGGATGCGGCCCTCGCCGAGGACGGGGAACTGCGTGCCGCCTGGGAACGACTTCCTCCCAGCCATCAGCGTGAATGGGTCAAGAGTTTCGAGGATGCGAAACGCCACGAGACCAAGCAACGTCGCGTGACACAGCTGAGGGAGAAGCTTCTGGGACGCTGA
- a CDS encoding adenylosuccinate synthase: protein MPGVVVVGAQWGDEGKGKATDQLGDRVDLCVRYSGGNNAGHTLVVDGETFVMHLLPSGILNPGTTTVIGNGVVVDLDVLAEELQTLTSRGVDVPHPLISANAHIITEYHKVLDKVTERFLGKRRIGTTGRGVGPAYSDKVNRMGVRIQDIFDESILRQKVEAALDQKNQLLVKVYNRRPIEADAIVEALLAHAEAIRPYVIDAGRFVNDALDRGDVVLFEGAQAHHLDVDHGTYPYVTSSNPIAAGACTGAGVGPTRIDRAIGIAKAYTTRVGEGPFPTELHDENGDRLRRDGGEFGATTGRPRRCGWFDALVVEQAVKINGFTDVFLTKLDVLSGWKSIPVCVAYDVDGTRHGVMPITQSDFHHATPIYEEMPGWSEDISACRDFGELPANCRAYVKRLEELIGCRISGIGVGPGREQSIIINDLL, encoded by the coding sequence ATGCCTGGTGTTGTCGTGGTCGGAGCCCAGTGGGGTGACGAGGGCAAGGGCAAAGCAACTGATCAGCTGGGGGATCGCGTCGACCTGTGTGTGCGCTACTCAGGTGGCAACAATGCGGGTCATACTCTCGTCGTTGACGGCGAGACCTTCGTCATGCACCTGCTGCCATCCGGGATTCTCAACCCTGGCACCACGACCGTGATCGGTAATGGTGTGGTGGTGGACCTCGACGTTCTCGCCGAGGAACTGCAGACCCTCACCTCCCGTGGGGTTGACGTGCCGCACCCGCTGATCAGCGCCAACGCCCACATCATCACCGAGTACCACAAGGTGCTCGACAAGGTCACCGAACGTTTCCTCGGAAAACGGCGCATCGGCACCACCGGTCGCGGTGTCGGTCCCGCCTATTCCGACAAGGTCAACCGCATGGGGGTGCGCATCCAGGACATTTTCGACGAGTCGATCCTGCGGCAGAAGGTCGAGGCGGCCCTCGACCAGAAGAACCAGTTGTTGGTCAAGGTCTATAACCGCCGTCCCATCGAGGCCGACGCGATCGTCGAGGCGCTGCTGGCGCACGCCGAGGCCATCCGTCCTTACGTCATCGATGCGGGAAGGTTCGTCAACGACGCCCTCGATCGCGGAGATGTGGTGCTGTTCGAGGGTGCCCAGGCCCACCACCTGGACGTCGACCACGGCACCTACCCGTACGTGACCTCGTCAAACCCGATCGCAGCGGGTGCCTGCACGGGGGCGGGCGTCGGCCCTACTCGCATCGACCGAGCCATCGGCATCGCGAAGGCCTACACCACCCGCGTCGGTGAGGGACCGTTCCCCACCGAGCTGCACGACGAGAACGGCGACCGGCTGCGTCGCGACGGCGGTGAGTTCGGGGCCACGACCGGCAGGCCGCGCCGCTGCGGCTGGTTCGACGCGCTCGTGGTGGAACAGGCGGTCAAGATCAACGGCTTCACCGACGTCTTCCTCACCAAATTGGATGTCCTGTCAGGCTGGAAGAGCATCCCGGTGTGTGTGGCCTACGACGTCGATGGGACACGCCACGGCGTGATGCCCATCACCCAGTCCGACTTTCACCACGCCACACCGATCTACGAGGAAATGCCCGGCTGGAGCGAGGACATCTCGGCCTGCCGTGACTTCGGGGAGCTGCCCGCGAACTGCCGGGCTTATGTGAAACGCTTGGAGGAGCTGATCGGGTGCCGTATCTCCGGGATCGGGGTCGGTCCGGGACGCGAACAGAGCATCATCATCAACGACCTCCTGTGA
- the dhaK gene encoding dihydroxyacetone kinase subunit DhaK has product MKKLINSPDDVLAEALRGVDAADENVRVDHAHRVIFRAEPTRPGKVAVISGGGSGHEPLHGGFVGVGMLDAACAGQVFTSPTPDQILAATVGTDAGAGVLHVVKNYTGDVMNSEMAAELAAEQGIRVETVVVADDVAVEDSLYTAGRRGVGLTVLLEKIVGAAAEEGRDLDAVVEVAKKVTGHGRSMGMALTSCTVPAAGKPTFELPEDQMEIGIGIHGEPGRHREPLTGAKDIARQLVEPILADHDFAGSETIVMVNGMGATPLMELYLMYGEVRTLLNAAGVTVVRNLVGNYITSLDMAGCSVTVAKVDDELLALWDAPVRTAGLRWGL; this is encoded by the coding sequence ATGAAGAAGTTGATCAATTCGCCCGACGACGTTCTGGCCGAGGCCCTCAGGGGCGTGGATGCCGCTGACGAGAACGTCCGTGTCGATCACGCCCATCGCGTGATCTTCCGGGCCGAACCCACCCGCCCCGGGAAGGTCGCGGTGATTTCCGGGGGAGGCTCCGGTCACGAACCGCTGCACGGTGGTTTCGTCGGAGTCGGGATGCTAGACGCGGCCTGCGCAGGTCAGGTGTTCACCTCCCCCACCCCAGACCAGATCCTGGCGGCCACCGTCGGCACGGATGCCGGCGCAGGAGTGCTGCACGTCGTGAAGAACTACACCGGCGACGTCATGAATTCCGAGATGGCCGCGGAGCTGGCCGCCGAGCAGGGAATACGCGTCGAGACGGTGGTGGTGGCCGACGACGTCGCGGTGGAGGATTCGCTCTACACCGCAGGCCGCCGCGGGGTCGGGTTGACGGTGCTGCTGGAGAAGATCGTCGGCGCTGCAGCCGAGGAGGGTCGTGACCTGGACGCGGTGGTCGAGGTCGCGAAAAAGGTCACCGGACACGGTCGTTCCATGGGCATGGCGCTGACCTCCTGCACTGTCCCCGCAGCGGGAAAACCCACCTTCGAGCTTCCCGAAGACCAGATGGAGATCGGCATCGGCATCCACGGCGAACCGGGCAGGCACCGCGAACCGCTGACCGGCGCAAAGGACATCGCCCGTCAGCTGGTGGAGCCGATCCTCGCGGACCACGACTTCGCGGGCTCGGAGACCATCGTCATGGTCAACGGCATGGGCGCCACCCCGCTCATGGAACTGTACCTGATGTACGGGGAGGTCAGGACCCTCCTCAACGCCGCAGGAGTGACGGTGGTGCGCAACCTGGTGGGCAACTACATCACGAGCCTGGACATGGCGGGCTGCTCCGTCACCGTCGCGAAGGTCGACGACGAGCTGCTGGCCTTGTGGGACGCGCCCGTGAGGACGGCGGGGCTACGGTGGGGACTGTGA
- the dhaL gene encoding dihydroxyacetone kinase subunit DhaL produces the protein MLTHEQCMAWLQAFAALINDNAVFLTDLDAAIGDADHGTNMARGTTATLGKLDATIPLGAMFKSVGMTLVSTVGGSAGPLYGTFFMRFGTRLGDVEDVSLPTFAAALKAGRDGVVERGKASVGEKTMLDAMTPAVEAFESHVADGDGPLAAATAALAAAEQGRDATIPLVARKGRASYLGERSAGHQDPGATSTVYLFKALVTAVEEG, from the coding sequence ATGCTCACCCACGAGCAGTGCATGGCCTGGCTGCAGGCCTTCGCTGCCCTGATCAACGACAACGCGGTTTTCCTCACCGACCTCGATGCGGCCATAGGCGACGCCGATCACGGCACCAACATGGCCCGCGGCACGACGGCGACCCTGGGCAAGCTCGACGCCACAATCCCGCTCGGGGCGATGTTCAAATCCGTCGGCATGACCCTGGTCAGTACCGTCGGCGGATCCGCCGGGCCGCTGTACGGAACCTTCTTCATGAGATTCGGGACGCGACTCGGCGACGTCGAGGACGTGTCCCTGCCCACCTTCGCGGCTGCCCTGAAAGCCGGGCGGGATGGGGTGGTCGAGCGCGGCAAGGCATCCGTGGGCGAGAAAACCATGCTCGACGCCATGACCCCGGCGGTCGAGGCCTTCGAGTCACACGTCGCCGACGGCGATGGACCCCTGGCAGCCGCCACGGCGGCCCTGGCAGCCGCAGAACAGGGCCGGGATGCCACCATTCCACTGGTGGCGCGGAAGGGTCGCGCCTCCTATCTGGGAGAACGTTCCGCCGGACACCAGGACCCGGGTGCCACCTCCACCGTCTACCTGTTCAAGGCCCTCGTGACAGCCGTCGAGGAGGGCTGA
- the ptsP gene encoding phosphoenolpyruvate--protein phosphotransferase — protein MALVGLVVVSHSRPLAEAAVELSLQMVHGPRPEIVIAAGTPDGRFGTDATQVADAIRAADLGAGVVVLTDLGSAVLSAEFALDLVQDANAILVAAPFVEGLLAATVRSAMGGTMEEVADEAQAALTPKLTALGPDPCELDETAEETGELLWLTDAENHITLHNASGLHARPAALLVAKAREFDAEVRLRCHGLEGGATSPIALATLNARQGDDVWIGARGPQAAEAVAALTSLIADGFGEPSRSPKTTAVTPTGPLGVSPGRVVGIARLMAPPLVDPPVEARVRTSQLSGEKKRLETALEEVAADYEARADASGDDAAQIMRTTATLTRDPELLRSAQALIDALRLGAATAVWRTANDIVERLHTAGGLLAERTTDITDIRDRIICRLTGCPMPGIPESEDPFVLVAHDLAPSDTASLDRERCLGIVTVEGGPTAHTSVLARSMGIPAVVGFGDALSIPDGAEVLVDGTSGEVIVSPDETQRAGACTTPSPLEPLSAPGATRDGVPVPLLANVGSVAEARAAVKAGAEGIGLFRTEICFLDAAVEPDLEQQFTTYRDALAQFSGRRVVVRTLDAGSDKPMPFLTIPGEENPALGVRGYRTAIRSPGVLTRQLEAIARAARVSETEVWVMAPMISTPTEAAEFAELAHAAGLERVGVMVEIPSAALQAEEILTTVDFVSIGTNDLAQYTMATDRQATGLGDLQDLWQPAVLRLLHMVGDAGRRAGKPVGVCGEAAADPALAAVLVGLGVTSLSMALRALEPVRRALARVTIEDCRRAAEAALMSSDPAAASAEVSRLLAMR, from the coding sequence GTGGCTCTGGTCGGGCTCGTCGTCGTCTCCCACTCCCGCCCGCTCGCCGAGGCCGCGGTGGAGTTGTCGTTGCAGATGGTGCACGGACCACGACCGGAGATCGTGATCGCCGCCGGAACCCCTGACGGCAGGTTCGGCACGGACGCCACACAGGTGGCGGACGCGATCCGGGCCGCCGACCTGGGCGCTGGTGTGGTGGTTCTGACGGACCTGGGCTCCGCGGTATTGAGCGCCGAATTCGCCCTGGACCTGGTCCAGGACGCGAACGCGATCCTGGTCGCGGCCCCGTTCGTCGAGGGCCTATTGGCCGCGACGGTACGTTCCGCAATGGGCGGCACCATGGAGGAGGTCGCCGACGAAGCCCAGGCCGCGCTCACCCCGAAACTGACCGCGCTGGGGCCAGACCCCTGCGAACTTGACGAAACCGCGGAAGAAACCGGCGAGCTGCTGTGGCTGACCGACGCGGAGAATCACATCACACTCCACAACGCGTCCGGTCTGCACGCCCGGCCTGCCGCCCTGCTGGTCGCCAAGGCCCGGGAGTTCGACGCCGAGGTGCGGCTGCGCTGCCACGGCTTGGAGGGAGGGGCTACCTCACCGATCGCCCTGGCAACCCTGAACGCCCGGCAGGGCGACGATGTGTGGATCGGGGCGCGCGGCCCACAGGCCGCCGAGGCCGTGGCGGCCCTGACCTCCCTGATCGCCGATGGTTTCGGGGAACCGTCGAGGAGCCCGAAAACGACTGCCGTGACACCGACCGGTCCGTTGGGAGTCAGTCCGGGACGTGTCGTGGGCATTGCCCGGCTGATGGCACCCCCACTGGTCGATCCCCCGGTGGAGGCTCGGGTGCGGACCTCGCAGCTGTCCGGAGAGAAGAAACGCCTGGAGACCGCGCTGGAGGAGGTCGCCGCCGACTACGAGGCGCGCGCCGACGCATCCGGGGACGATGCGGCCCAGATCATGCGGACTACCGCCACCTTGACCCGGGATCCCGAGTTGCTCCGGTCAGCGCAAGCCCTCATCGACGCCCTGCGCCTGGGCGCTGCGACGGCGGTGTGGCGCACCGCCAACGACATCGTGGAGCGGCTGCACACAGCAGGCGGTCTCCTCGCGGAACGCACCACCGACATCACCGACATCCGCGACCGCATCATCTGCCGCCTGACGGGATGTCCCATGCCCGGAATCCCGGAGTCCGAAGATCCCTTCGTGTTGGTTGCCCACGACCTGGCGCCTTCCGACACCGCTTCCTTGGATCGGGAGCGTTGCCTGGGCATCGTCACCGTGGAAGGTGGCCCCACCGCTCACACCTCAGTCCTGGCACGCAGCATGGGTATCCCCGCCGTCGTGGGTTTCGGCGATGCCCTCTCGATTCCCGACGGAGCCGAGGTGCTGGTGGACGGCACCTCGGGCGAGGTGATCGTCTCCCCGGACGAAACCCAGCGCGCCGGCGCATGCACCACTCCCAGCCCCCTGGAGCCGTTGAGCGCCCCTGGCGCGACCCGCGACGGCGTTCCCGTACCGTTGCTGGCCAACGTGGGCTCCGTCGCCGAGGCCCGGGCCGCGGTGAAGGCAGGAGCAGAAGGGATCGGGCTTTTCCGCACCGAAATCTGCTTCCTCGACGCCGCTGTGGAACCGGATCTCGAACAGCAGTTCACCACCTATCGCGACGCCCTGGCACAGTTCTCGGGACGTCGCGTGGTGGTGCGCACCCTGGACGCGGGCAGCGACAAACCAATGCCTTTTCTCACCATTCCCGGCGAGGAGAACCCCGCGCTGGGGGTGCGCGGCTACCGCACCGCGATCCGTTCCCCCGGGGTGCTCACTCGGCAACTCGAGGCCATCGCCCGGGCCGCGCGGGTGAGCGAAACCGAGGTCTGGGTGATGGCGCCGATGATCTCCACCCCGACCGAGGCCGCGGAATTCGCAGAGCTGGCCCACGCCGCCGGGTTGGAGCGGGTCGGGGTGATGGTGGAGATTCCTTCAGCCGCGCTCCAGGCGGAGGAGATCCTCACCACTGTGGACTTCGTCAGCATCGGAACCAACGACCTCGCCCAGTACACGATGGCCACCGACCGCCAGGCAACGGGCCTGGGCGACCTCCAGGACCTGTGGCAGCCCGCCGTGCTGAGGCTGCTGCACATGGTTGGCGACGCGGGAAGGCGCGCGGGCAAACCGGTCGGCGTCTGCGGGGAGGCCGCAGCCGACCCCGCGCTGGCAGCTGTGCTGGTCGGGCTCGGGGTGACGTCGCTGTCCATGGCCCTGCGCGCGCTGGAGCCGGTGCGCCGCGCGCTGGCCCGGGTCACCATCGAGGACTGCCGACGGGCAGCCGAAGCGGCACTCATGTCCAGCGATCCCGCAGCAGCCAGCGCAGAGGTGTCCCGTCTCCTCGCAATGAGGTGA
- the typA gene encoding translational GTPase TypA has translation MPIRHDLRNVAIVAHVDHGKTTLVDAMLWQSGAFREGADVNKRVMDSMDLEREKGITILAKNTAVRHRMSDGRDVTINIIDTPGHADFGGEVERGLEMVDGVVLLVDASEGPLPQTRFVLRKALAKKLPLIVVVNKVDRSDTRISAVVEETYDLFMDLLDDDASDALDFPIVYASAKAGRASLNQPADSEMPDSPNLEPLFETILEHVPAPSYEEGATLQAHVTNLDASPYLGRLALCRVVAGELKRGQQVAWCRHDGSVQDVKLTELLVTEALERVPAESAGPGDIVAIAGIPEITIGETLSDPNDPKPLPLIHVDEPSISMTIGINTSPLAGRSGKHLTARLVKARLEQELIGNVSIRVKPTDRPDTWEVQGRGELQLAVLVEMMRREGFELTVGKPQVVTKVIDGKVHEPIERLTVDAPEEFVGVTTQLMGLRRGRMEQMVNHGTGWVRMEFLVPARGLIGFRTEFLTETRGTGIMNHVAEGYEPWAGDFRTRPTSSLVADRTGVVTSYALFNLQERGTLFVGPGAEVYEGMIVGENPRPDDMDVNPTKEKKLTNVRSSTGEELERLIPPRLMSMEQQLEFCAADECLEVTPAVVRIRKVVLGQKDRARLKRS, from the coding sequence ATGCCCATCCGTCATGACCTGCGCAACGTGGCGATCGTCGCCCACGTCGATCACGGGAAGACGACGCTCGTTGACGCCATGCTGTGGCAGTCGGGCGCCTTCCGGGAGGGCGCCGACGTCAACAAACGGGTCATGGATTCCATGGACCTGGAACGCGAGAAGGGCATCACGATCCTGGCGAAGAACACCGCCGTGCGACACCGGATGTCCGACGGTCGGGATGTGACCATCAACATCATCGACACTCCCGGCCACGCTGACTTCGGCGGCGAGGTGGAACGGGGCCTGGAGATGGTCGACGGCGTGGTGCTGCTGGTCGACGCCTCCGAGGGTCCGCTGCCGCAGACCCGGTTCGTGCTGCGCAAGGCCCTGGCGAAGAAGCTGCCGCTGATCGTCGTGGTCAACAAGGTGGATCGTTCCGACACCCGGATCTCCGCGGTGGTGGAGGAGACCTACGACCTGTTCATGGACCTGCTCGACGACGACGCCTCCGACGCGCTGGACTTCCCGATCGTCTACGCCTCCGCGAAAGCGGGGCGCGCATCCCTGAACCAGCCCGCCGACTCCGAGATGCCGGACTCACCGAACCTGGAACCACTGTTCGAGACGATCCTGGAACACGTACCCGCCCCCTCCTACGAGGAGGGCGCTACCCTCCAGGCACACGTGACGAACCTGGATGCCTCCCCCTACCTGGGCAGGCTGGCGCTGTGCCGAGTGGTGGCGGGTGAGCTGAAACGCGGCCAGCAGGTGGCGTGGTGCCGTCATGACGGCAGCGTCCAGGACGTGAAACTCACCGAACTGCTGGTCACCGAGGCCCTGGAGCGCGTCCCGGCAGAGTCCGCCGGTCCCGGCGACATCGTCGCCATCGCGGGCATCCCGGAGATCACCATCGGAGAGACCCTCTCTGATCCGAACGACCCGAAACCGCTGCCGCTGATCCACGTCGACGAGCCGTCGATCTCCATGACCATCGGCATCAACACTTCCCCGCTGGCGGGCAGGTCGGGCAAGCACCTGACTGCTCGGCTGGTGAAGGCGCGGCTGGAGCAGGAGCTGATCGGCAACGTCTCGATCCGGGTGAAACCGACCGACCGTCCCGACACCTGGGAGGTGCAGGGCCGCGGTGAGCTGCAGCTGGCGGTGCTGGTGGAGATGATGCGGCGCGAGGGTTTCGAACTGACCGTGGGCAAACCGCAGGTGGTGACGAAGGTCATCGACGGGAAGGTGCACGAACCGATCGAACGCCTCACCGTGGATGCCCCCGAGGAGTTCGTTGGCGTAACCACCCAGCTGATGGGGTTGCGTCGCGGTCGCATGGAGCAGATGGTCAACCACGGCACCGGCTGGGTGCGCATGGAATTCCTGGTGCCGGCGCGCGGCCTGATCGGGTTCCGCACCGAGTTCCTGACTGAAACCCGCGGGACCGGGATCATGAACCACGTCGCGGAGGGCTACGAACCGTGGGCCGGGGACTTCCGCACACGCCCGACGAGTTCCCTGGTGGCCGACCGCACCGGCGTGGTCACCTCCTACGCGCTGTTCAACCTGCAGGAGCGGGGCACTTTGTTCGTCGGCCCGGGGGCCGAGGTGTACGAAGGCATGATCGTCGGCGAGAATCCTCGCCCCGACGACATGGACGTCAACCCCACCAAGGAGAAGAAGCTCACCAACGTGCGTTCCTCCACCGGCGAGGAACTGGAGCGCCTCATCCCGCCGCGCCTGATGTCGATGGAACAGCAACTCGAATTCTGCGCCGCCGACGAATGCCTGGAGGTCACCCCCGCGGTGGTGAGGATCCGCAAGGTGGTGCTGGGCCAGAAGGACCGAGCCCGCCTGAAACGCAGCTGA
- a CDS encoding DUF4862 family protein, whose translation MPEIIVSAHATMPRERGDQESFYAGLAERDLATALEIPYADSIHEDPAWFATQVRGRFRHGVVTALPGTVRRLADDPAFGLASTDDQGRRAAVEWITEVRQAAEDLNQLTGEETVSFVHVHSAPGMRASADAFHRSLADLEVDDRFRAEIVIEHCDAYSPIFPGDKRFLSLITELAVADDCGFAISWGSSALEWQNPDRPRQHVEILAEAGRLRGLVFSGVAAIDTRWGRAWTDLHLPLSIDEPTSLMTPQRVTDCVSSAGDRVAYLGARVKAPAGANVETRLKVVASVVDLLKPRD comes from the coding sequence ATGCCGGAAATCATCGTCAGTGCCCATGCCACAATGCCGCGTGAACGGGGCGATCAGGAGAGTTTCTACGCGGGACTGGCGGAGCGAGATCTTGCGACGGCGCTCGAGATTCCCTATGCGGATTCCATTCATGAGGATCCGGCTTGGTTTGCAACCCAAGTCCGTGGCCGATTTCGGCATGGCGTCGTCACGGCCCTTCCCGGCACGGTGAGACGCCTCGCCGATGATCCTGCCTTCGGACTGGCCTCCACCGACGACCAGGGGAGGCGGGCCGCCGTCGAGTGGATCACCGAGGTGCGGCAGGCAGCTGAGGATCTGAACCAGCTGACCGGGGAAGAAACCGTCTCGTTCGTTCACGTCCATTCGGCCCCGGGGATGAGGGCATCTGCTGACGCCTTCCATCGTTCCCTCGCCGACCTGGAGGTCGACGACAGGTTCCGGGCGGAGATTGTGATCGAGCACTGCGACGCCTACTCGCCGATCTTTCCCGGAGACAAGAGATTCCTCAGCCTCATCACCGAACTTGCTGTCGCCGATGACTGTGGATTCGCGATCAGCTGGGGCAGTTCCGCCCTCGAATGGCAGAATCCCGACCGCCCCCGCCAACACGTCGAGATCCTCGCCGAGGCCGGACGGCTGCGCGGCCTGGTGTTCTCCGGTGTTGCGGCCATCGACACCCGCTGGGGAAGGGCGTGGACGGATCTTCACCTTCCTCTGTCCATCGACGAGCCGACCTCGCTGATGACCCCGCAGCGTGTGACCGACTGCGTCTCCAGCGCCGGCGACCGGGTTGCCTACCTGGGTGCAAGGGTCAAGGCCCCGGCTGGGGCCAACGTCGAGACCAGGCTCAAGGTCGTGGCCTCTGTGGTCGACCTGCTGAAACCCCGGGACTGA